The Candidatus Liberimonas magnetica genome contains a region encoding:
- a CDS encoding SIR2 family protein translates to MKMVINKHVLLTGAGFTSNIGTPLASEMWSYIFNDKSASKHKEIVEALFYAQLCKPHGDGTFVYSKEYDYEAAYQRILSGKYDAGKYTPYEGNIRTAMKDVIRSAYNWIDEIVKGYPLYQKINNTIYTPGHTKWNRLINNFINKETENYIFTLNQDLFMERHIKAGFYIPGFPEEVKATNICGIEPKEPLSEKYYYAVPVNEDMVVKIENRPNIDSKLFYIKLHGSCNWYNKDKESAMIIGYNKKEQSKSEPLLNYYHEVFENILMKGDVDLLVIGYSFRDDNINDIILRAIKEKNSRLRLHIVNPIPVEDFLAFKHLRILGEGMNMEEQIREGLKGYYPYKLTDIFKNDMLLKKLEENYFN, encoded by the coding sequence ATGAAAATGGTTATAAATAAGCATGTGTTATTGACAGGAGCAGGATTTACCAGTAATATAGGAACACCTCTTGCAAGTGAAATGTGGTCATATATTTTTAATGATAAATCTGCAAGTAAACATAAAGAAATAGTCGAAGCTCTTTTTTATGCACAACTTTGTAAACCTCATGGCGACGGTACTTTCGTTTATTCGAAAGAATATGATTATGAAGCTGCATATCAAAGAATACTTTCAGGAAAATATGATGCTGGTAAATATACACCATATGAAGGAAACATAAGAACTGCAATGAAAGACGTTATAAGGTCGGCATACAACTGGATAGATGAGATTGTGAAAGGATATCCTCTTTATCAAAAAATAAATAATACTATATATACTCCCGGGCATACAAAATGGAATAGATTAATAAACAATTTCATTAATAAAGAAACAGAAAATTATATTTTTACTTTGAATCAGGATTTATTTATGGAGAGACATATTAAAGCAGGTTTCTATATTCCCGGTTTCCCCGAAGAGGTAAAAGCAACTAATATATGTGGGATAGAGCCAAAAGAACCACTAAGTGAGAAATACTATTATGCTGTACCTGTGAACGAAGATATGGTAGTAAAAATCGAAAACAGACCTAACATTGACTCTAAATTATTTTATATCAAATTGCATGGGTCATGTAATTGGTATAATAAAGACAAAGAAAGCGCTATGATTATTGGTTACAATAAAAAGGAGCAATCAAAATCTGAGCCACTGTTAAATTATTATCATGAGGTATTTGAAAATATTCTAATGAAAGGTGACGTGGACCTGTTAGTAATAGGCTATTCATTTAGAGATGATAATATCAACGATATAATATTAAGAGCTATAAAAGAAAAAAATAGTAGATTAAGGTTGCATATAGTAAATCCTATACCAGTAGAGGATTTCCTTGCTTTTAAACATTTGAGGATCTTAGGTGAAGGGATGAATATGGAAGAGCAAATAAGAGAAGGTCTGAAAGGTTATTATCCATATAAACTCACTGATATTTTCAAAAACGACATGTTGCTGAAAAAGTTAGAAGAGAATTACTTTAACTAA